In Candidatus Marinarcus aquaticus, the DNA window AGATGTGGACATTGACACCTTTGATGCCTTGATGAGTAAGCAAAAAAGTAAAGCCAAAGCAGCATGGAAAGGAAGCGGTGATGCAGCTGCATCGGGTGACTTTAATCAACTGCTTGAAAAATATGGGAAAAATGAATTTGTGGGATATGAAAACACTTCATTTAAAACAAAAATTGTGGCGTTATTGGATGAAGAGTTCAATGAAGTATCTCAACTTGCACAAGGAACTACCGGATGGGTGATGCTTGAGCAATCGCCATTTTATGCACAATCTGGTGGGCAAGCAGGAGATATTGGAATCATTGAAGATAACAGCCATATCGCCGAAGTCTTAGATACACAAAAATTCTTTGATTTAAATCTTTCAAAAGTCAAAGTAGAACACAACACATTAGATAAAGATGAAGAGGTTGTGGGTGTGGTTGTTAACCGATACGAGATTGCAAAACACCACAGTGCTACACACCTTTTACAAAGTGCCCTTAAAATGGTTTTAGGTGACACGGTTTCACAAGCAGGATCCCTCAATGATGCTTCACGATTACGATTTGATTTTACCTATCCAAAAGCAATGAGCCCTGAACAAATCAACGAAGTTGAAGATTTGGTCAACTCTATGATTTCAAGAGGTCTGTCTGGAAATGTAGAAGAGTTACCCATTGATGAAGCGAAACAAAAAGGTGCCATTGCCATGTTTGGTGAAAAATATGGTGATACTGTACGAGTTGTAAGTTTCAATGATGTTTCAGTGGAATTTTGTGGTGGAACACACGTTAAAAACAGTGCAGATATTGGAAGCTTCTTTATTACAAAAGAGTCAGGAGTGAGTGCAGGAGTGAGAAGAATTGAAGCAGTATGTGGTCTGAGTGCTATTAACTATGCAAAAGGAAACATTCAACTTCTTAATCAAGTACAAAATGAAGTTAAAAACAGTGACCCTATTTTAGGTATTACCAAACTTAAAGAGCAAATCAAAGAGCTTAAAAAAGAGTTACAAGAGGCTCAAAATGCTGTTTCTACTCCTATTTCAGAAGAGCTTATTGATGGCGTAAAAGTCGTTGTAGATGTTGTTCAAACTGGGGATATTAAAAAAATCGTTGATGATTTAAAAAATGGCAACGAGAAAGTTGCTGCACTGTTACTTCAAGCAAAAGGCGATAAAGTTTTAATGGTTGCTGGAAGTAAAAACAGTAATATTAAAGCAGGTGACTGGATTAAAAATATTGCACCCATCGTTGGTGGTGGCGGTGGTGGTCGTCCAGATTTTGCCCAAGCAGGTGGGAAAGATGTCACTAAAATAGAAGAGGCAAAAACTGCTGCGCTTCAATATGCAAAGGAGAATATTTGAAAGAATTAAGCACGTACTTATTCAGTCACTACGCTTCATTCATCATATTTCTACACGTTTTAAGTGCCATTATTTGGTTGGGAGGAATGATTGCCATTCGATTGGCTGTGCATTACTCCGTCCAAGGTATCGAAGATGCTCCTATAAAATTACGAACAACACTTTTTAACCTCAAATACTTTTTTAAACTCGTGATTCCTTCTATTGTACTTTTATTGGTAACTGCACTGATTATGGTTTTAGCTGTTGATTTTAAAGTCTTGAACTTAGCCTCTGCAGTCTATTTAAAAGAGGGAATTTGGACAATGATGACATTGGTGTTTATACTCATTTACATCAAACATGTCAATGCTTTTAAAGCTTTTAACAAAGAAGATTATAAAAGTGCAAAAGCATTCCTTCTGACTATAGCAAACTACCTTATACCTATCAACATTCTATTTGGTTTAGGAGCACTGTTTTTAGGTATTACTTTACGAGGATTTTAACCATTATGTCTTTGACTAAACAGACATTAAAACAACTGCGAATGCTTAAAGATTTAACAGAAGATGATATGGAAGTCATCAGTGAAGAGTTTGGAAGCGTATTGGTTGAAACGAAACTTTGGCAAAAGTATAAAACCCTTAACAAATCGTATGAAAAATATCAAGACGATCAAGGGTGGGCCAATGCACTTTTTCACTACTTTGATTATGACAGAGATGATTGGGAGAACTGGGAAGAGTGGATTAATTTGGTCTATGAAAAAGAGAAAGCTCTCTACGTACAAAACCATCCAAACGACAATATAGAAATATAAAAAAGCCCAAGGTGGATAACCCTTGGGCTTCATAAAAGAAAATAAAGTGCTTGAACTAGATTATTTCGTTATTGAAGTAATCTAAGAACGTTTTCACAGAAACATTCTACGCAAATAAATTTGCTCAGACTAGATTACTTCGTTATTGAAGTAATCTAAGAACGTTTTGTTGTGCAGCGTTAGATTGTGCAATTGCATAAGCACCCGCTTGCGAGATAATGTTTTGTTTGTTGAAGTTAGCAGATTCTTCCGCGTAATCAACGTCTCGAATAATTGCTTCAGCCGCTTTTACATTTG includes these proteins:
- the alaS gene encoding alanine--tRNA ligase, with amino-acid sequence MDIRKEFLEFFQSKGHDIYDSMSLVPDDPTLLFTNAGMVQFKDVFTGAVPKPHNPKATSCQLCVRAGGKHNDLENVGYTARHHTLFEMLGNFSFGDYFKEDAIAHAWEFVTQNLALPVEKLWVTIHDSDDEAYELWKQHIDSGRIMRFGDKDNFWSMGDTGACGPCSEIFYDQGEEHFNGPEDKMGGEGDRFLEIWNLVFMQYDRDAQGNLNPLPKPSIDTGMGLERVIAIKEGKFNNFDSSMFAPLIKKVEELAGKKTTSETIGSYRVIADHLRAVSFMISHGILFDKEGRGYVLRRILRRAVRHGYLLGFRKPFMAKLVDQLVSMMGGHYTELAEKAEYIKEQITLEEDRFFKTIDSGMSLFNEELKNTKTIFSGEVAFKLYDTFGFPLDLTQDMLRNLNLDVDIDTFDALMSKQKSKAKAAWKGSGDAAASGDFNQLLEKYGKNEFVGYENTSFKTKIVALLDEEFNEVSQLAQGTTGWVMLEQSPFYAQSGGQAGDIGIIEDNSHIAEVLDTQKFFDLNLSKVKVEHNTLDKDEEVVGVVVNRYEIAKHHSATHLLQSALKMVLGDTVSQAGSLNDASRLRFDFTYPKAMSPEQINEVEDLVNSMISRGLSGNVEELPIDEAKQKGAIAMFGEKYGDTVRVVSFNDVSVEFCGGTHVKNSADIGSFFITKESGVSAGVRRIEAVCGLSAINYAKGNIQLLNQVQNEVKNSDPILGITKLKEQIKELKKELQEAQNAVSTPISEELIDGVKVVVDVVQTGDIKKIVDDLKNGNEKVAALLLQAKGDKVLMVAGSKNSNIKAGDWIKNIAPIVGGGGGGRPDFAQAGGKDVTKIEEAKTAALQYAKENI